The Bradysia coprophila strain Holo2 unplaced genomic scaffold, BU_Bcop_v1 contig_732, whole genome shotgun sequence genome has a window encoding:
- the LOC119084470 gene encoding dnaJ homolog subfamily B member 12-like, whose translation MEVNKDEAERCIQIAIDALKSGHVERSEKFLRKAENLYPTQRAKDLLSQLHNTKNSTTDSNARNRRPNVKTTKDVPSEPSDYTQAQVDMVSRIKRCKDYYEVLNVTKESTDSEIKKSYKKLALQLHPDKNHAPGAVEAFKSVGNAVAVLTDAEKRKSYDLYGSEGRTNRSQTYYHHQNHEYEHAYDRGGSFESDFTAEEVFNMFFGGGFPQQRMHTQNRRYQQHHRESVQQPSLAFGLILVLIVVSMLSSFFTSDPVYSLSQSSRYPIRRNTIHLNIPYFVKDKFENEYQGSLARLENSVEEEYIATMKQACYRERSYREVMMAKARSFGSKSHLEQAQSMKMPSCENLARIGLTKYMPY comes from the exons atGGAAGTAAATAAAGACGAAGCGGAACGTTGCATACAAATAGCAATTGACGCATTGAAAAGTGGTCATGTTGAGCGGAGTGAGAAATTTTTACGCAAAGCCGAAAATTTATATCCCACACAACGGGCGAAGG ATTTACTAAGCCAACTGCATAACACCAAAAATTCAACGACGGATTCTAATGCCAGAAATCGTAGGCCCAATgtgaaaacaacaaaagacGTACCGTCCGAACCATCTGACTATACGCAAGCCCAGGTTGATATGGTCAGTCGCATAAAACGCTGCAAAGACTACTACGAAGTGTTGAACGTTACCAAAGAGTCCACCGATTCAGAAATCAAAAAGTCGTACAAGAAGCTCGCGCTTCAACTGCATCCGGACAAAAATCATGCTCCCGGTGCGGTCGAGGCATTCAAATCGGTTGGCAATGCTGTGGCTGTATTGACCGATGCAGAGAAGCGAAAATCGTACGATTTATATGGCTCTGAAGGTCGAACGAATCGAAGTCAGACCTACTACCATCATCAGAATCATGAATACGAACACGCCTATGACAGGGGCGGTAGTTTTGAATCAGATTTCACGGCAGAAGAAGTGTTTAACATGTTTTTCGGTGGTGGTTTTCCACAACAGCGGATGCATACACAGAATCGTCGCTATCAGCAACATCATAGGGAGTCGGTG CAACAGCCAAGTCTTGCGTTCGGATTGATTTTGGTGTTGATCGTAGTGTCCATGCTATCGTCCTTCTTCACATCGGATCCCGTTTACAGTCTCTCCCAGTCATC ACGCTATCCGATACGTCGCAATACAATCCACTTAAACATTCCATATTTCGTCAAGGATAAATTCGAAAACGAATACCAGGGTTCGTTGGCTCGGCTGGAAAATTCGGTGGAAGAGGAATATATAGCGACCATGAAGCAAGCATGTTATCGTGAACGCAGCTATC GTGAGGTAATGATGGCGAAGGCTAGAAGTTTCGGCAGTAAGTCGCATTTGGAGCAGGCACAAAGTATGAAAATGCCATCGTGTGAAAATTTGGCTAGAATCGGTTTGACGAAATACATGCCGTATTAG
- the LOC119084472 gene encoding eukaryotic translation initiation factor 6 translates to MALRVQFENNDDIGAFSKLTNSYCLVAIGGAETFYSVYEAELAETIPVIHASIAGCRIIGRMTVGNKNGLLVPSSTTDVELQHLRNSLPDEVKVQRVEERLSALGNVIACNDYVALVHPDLDKETEEVIVDTLNVEVFRQTVNQNVLVGTYTVLSNQGGLVHPKTSMQDQDELSSLLQVPLVAGTINRGSEVIGAGLVVNDWCAFCGMNSTSTEISVVESVFRLNDAHPTAVSSKLRATLIEAMS, encoded by the exons ATGGCATTACGGGTACAATTCGAGAACAATGACGATATTGGTGCATTCAGTAAATTGACAAACAGTTATTGTCTGGTGGCAATTGGTGGAGCCGAAACATTTTACAG TGTCTATGAGGCTGAATTGGCTGAAACAATACCGGTTATCCATGCCAGTATAGCTGGATGTCGTATAATTGGCCGAATGACAGTGGGAAACAAAAATGGGTTACTGGTACCCAGTTCCACCACTGACGTTGAATTGCAACATTTGCGAAATAGTTTGCCGGATGAAGTAAAGGTGCAACGCGTTGAGGAAAGACTGTCGGCATTGGGAAACGTTATTGCGTGCAACGATTATGTAGCTTTAGTACATCCAGATCTCGATAAG GAAACAGAGGAAGTCATTGTAGATACGCTGAATGTAGAAGTATTTCGACAAACTGTTAACCAGAACGTTCTCGTTGGAACATACACAGTGCTCAGCAATCAGGGTGGTTTGGTCCATCCGAAAACGTCGATGCAAGATCAGGATGAATTGTCTTCTCTGCTGCAAGTACCTTTAGTC GCGGGAACAATAAACCGTGGAAGTGAAGTTATTGGTGCCGGATTAGTGGTTAACGATTGGTGTGCATTCTGTGGCATGAATTCAACATCGACAGAGATTTCAGTGGTTGAGAGTGTGTTTCGATTGAATGATGCTCATCCCACTGCCGTTTCGAGTAAACTTCGAGCCACGCTGATCGAAGC AATGTCTTAA
- the LOC119084482 gene encoding general odorant-binding protein lush-like has translation MNLKLDLHSFGFVICLSVIGDVFCAMTMKQLIKSMDMMRDTCSPKFSLPPETLAGLRKGIFLEDRELKCYTLCIAQMAGTITRKNEISLEKTIKQLESMLPPDVKQLAIETVTLCKDVQKQYKDPCDKTFYSAKCGYELQPDKFMFP, from the exons ATGAACCTAAAACTGGACCTACACTCATTTGGTTTTGTAATATGCCTTAGTGTTATTGGCGACGTTTTTTGTGCG ATGACAATGAAACAACTGATAAAATCCATGGATATGATGAGAGATACTTGCTCACCGAAATTTTCACTTCCACCGG AGACTTTGGCAGGACTTCGAAAGGGCATTTTTTTGGAAGATAGAGAGCTAAAA TGTTATACTCTGTGCATTGCTCAGATGGCCGGAACT ATCACCCGAAAAAATGAGATAAGTTTGGAGAAGACAATAAAGCAATTGGAATCAATGCTACCGCCCGATGTAAAGCAATTAGCTATTGAAACCGTAACGCTGTGCAAAGACGTTC aaaaacaatACAAAGATCCATGCGACAAAACGTTTTATTCAGCAAAATGTGGTTACGAATTGCAACCGGATAAATTTATGTTTCCCTGA
- the LOC119084483 gene encoding uncharacterized protein LOC119084483 — protein MTNAKKLRTELSLDVLTPTSIPLDVKIMEFKEDPEKMDEMIRFVDEIVENAQKQAELRVIDNKALLRKNGKGHTLLYGIKRGRIITRARSAVVRIFEAICNCTNSSPQITRQLPSDQPTSTN, from the exons ATGACGAATGCGAAAAAGCTTCGCACCGAATTGAGTCTTGATGTGTTAACACCGACATCAATACCACTCGATGTGAAAATAATGGAATTCAAAGAGGATCCCGAAAAAATGGATGAAATGATAAGATTCGTCGATGAGATTGTGGAAAATGCTCAAAAGCAGGCGGAGTTACGGGTGATAGATAATAAg GCGCTGCTGAGAAAAAACGGAAAGg GTCACACATTACTGTATGGCATCAAGCGCGGACGAATCATAACACGAGCTCGTAGTGCAGTTGTGCGTATTTTCGAAGCCATTTGCAATTGTACCAATTCTAGCCCGCAAATAACTCGACAACTTCCGTCCGATCAGCCCACATCGACCAATTAG
- the LOC119084473 gene encoding uncharacterized protein LOC119084473, producing the protein MWPKLLLSKYFILLSLGALTQFAVAEDLKCFSFAQRPGPQEVIKSSKGILPGTTVMTTLARHHVIPFNFLRDFFNYAATVKVDLTLRSDMDQQIRHLVDSYVDAPNIITSAMRSKIRAPTEHETIIRAIQVFYSWLPGNIFYGPTPDIRSDDPKEEFEIDCRPIIGDANFKRLKDLYTRMVNFMEDASHHNIYTFNLITEDLLSLFTHRTPFAYNQKQWEVDPTQARKYRIRQTAPPPPSPRKRPASTSTDCFSTHLIDVVTPPFKKLKQ; encoded by the coding sequence ATGTGGCCGAAATTATTgttgtcaaagtattttataTTGTTGTCATTGGGTGCCTTGACCCAATTCGCCGTCGCTGAAGACCTCAAATGCTTCAGTTTCGCTCAGAGGCCGGGCCCACAGGAagtaataaaatcaagtaaagGCATTCTACCGGGCACAACAGTCATGACTACGTTAGCACGGCACCACgtaattccattcaattttttgcgGGACTTTTTCAACTACGCTGCAACCGTCAAAGTTGATTTGACCTTAAGAAGTGATATGGATCAGCAAATCAGACATTTGGTGGACTCCTACGTCGATGCACCGAATATAATTACCAGTGCGATGCGCAGTAAAATTAGAGCACCGACGGAGCATGAAACTATAATCAGAGCGATTCAAGTATTTTATTCTTGGTTGCCGGGCAATATTTTTTACGGACCAACACCGGACATAAGATCCGATGATCCGAAAGaagaatttgaaattgattgcCGTCCCATAATTGGCGACGCGAATTTCAAAAGACTAAAGGATTTATACACTCGAATGGTTAATTTCATGGAAGACGCGAGCCATCACAACATATACACGTTCAATTTGATTACAGAAGATCTGTTGTCCTTATTTACTCATCGAACGCCGTTCGCATACAATCAAAAACAATGGGAAGTAGATCCAACGCAAGCACGCAAATACCGAATTCGTCAAACAGCACCACCTCCACCTAGTCCGAGGAAGAGGCCTGCATCAACAAGTACAGATTGCTTCTCTACACATCTGATTGATGTTGTTACGCCACcttttaagaaattgaaaCAATGA